A stretch of Phoenix dactylifera cultivar Barhee BC4 chromosome 16, palm_55x_up_171113_PBpolish2nd_filt_p, whole genome shotgun sequence DNA encodes these proteins:
- the LOC103705725 gene encoding syntaxin-121-like, with translation MNSLFSGSWRREADGSSGDVQMSRNSSASAAGGANLDRFFEDVEAIKDELKEVERIHHRLHESNEASKTLHAASAVRDLRARMDGDVATALKKAKLIKLRLESLDRANAANRSLPGCGPGTSTDRTRTSVVAGLRKKLKDSMEGFVELRKRVAADYRESVERRYYTVTGEKPDEQTVETLVATGEGERFLQRAIEEQGRGRVLDVIAEIQERHGAAADLERSLLELQQVFLDMSVLVAAQGEQLDDIESQVGRAHSFVRRGTDQLQTARKHQKNTRKWTCIAIILLLIIILIIVLPIVLNKK, from the coding sequence ATGAACAGCCTCTTCTCGGGATCGTGGAGGCGGGAAGCGGATGGGAGCAGCGGCGACGTCCAGATGAGCCGCAACTCGTCCGCGTCCGCGGCCGGCGGCGCCAATCTGGACAGGTTCTTCGAGGACGTGGAGGCGATCAAGGACGAGCTCAAGGAGGTGGAGCGCATCCATCACCGGCTCCACGAGTCGAACGAGGCCTCCAAGACCCTCCACGCCGCCTCCGCCGTCCGCGACCTCCGCGCCCGCATGGACGGCGACGTCGCCACCGCCCTGAAGAAGGCGAAGCTCATCAAGCTCCGCCTCGAGTCCCTCGACCGCGCCAACGCCGCGAACCGCTCCCTTCCCGGGTGCGGCCCCGGCACCTCCACGGACCGCACCCGCACCTCCGTCGTCGCCGGCCTCCGCAAGAAGCTGAAGGACTCGATGGAGGGCTTCGTCGAGCTGCGGAAGAGGGTCGCCGCCGATTACCGGGAGTCCGTCGAGCGGCGCTACTACACGGTGACCGGGGAGAAGCCCGACGAGCAGACGGTGGAGACCCTGGTGGCGACGGGAGAAGGCGAGAGGTTCCTGCAGAGGGCGATCGAGGAgcagggaagggggagggttttGGACGTGATAGCCGAGATCCAGGAGAGGCACGGGGCGGCGGCGGATCTCGAGAGGAGCCTGCTGGAGCTGCAGCAGGTGTTCTTGGACATGTCCGTGCTGGTGGCGGCGCAGGGGGAGCAGCTGGACGACATCGAGAGCCAGGTCGGGCGGGCCCACTCCTTTGTCAGGCGCGGGACCGATCAGCTTCAGACGGCCCGCAAGCACCAGAAGAACACCCGCAAGTGGACCTGCATTGCCATCATCTTGCtcctcatcatcatcctcatcatcgtGCTCCCCATCGTCCTCAATAAAAAATAG